The Halomicronema hongdechloris C2206 genome includes a window with the following:
- a CDS encoding TrbI/VirB10 family protein codes for MSTPDYLWNEQEMADLVGLQLPDQAAAASETESAPPATNNGHVSDPGPLLDPEDLDESAAVGAAQKSGRSPAANPFTKLGVVAAGTGLVIGVLAVFTSGIMNRENSQPVEETQADFAEPMVEADESAVDDRGQLLTDLAMGQQQAELEALTEEEPTARPEPEAIQETPQFSSPPRSVSRSPQPVGQRSAPPSLPRSAPAPPVRPAVQPPTATVPEPEGDPMEQWMVLSQVGSYRRVTPPSAVDESSTTQRAEPLSSPDSGGLARNTTTSSTLEINHAEEAAILQERPLSGSSIALVTGTQTTAVLETPLIWATAIDEVETPQFVVRLTEPLLTPESVVGLPAETALVVQVDSVDESGLAQLAVVSFIQDGREVALPTGAVQLRGLEGTPLIAQKYGDPGSDIARMDLNMAAMSGVSRVAELINRPKSSSVISNVGGSTITQESGDPNILAGLLEGAFDQLSQQMAERHQAALEEILNRPTIWYLPPGLEVEVYINQTVTL; via the coding sequence ATGAGTACCCCCGATTATCTCTGGAATGAACAGGAAATGGCGGATCTGGTGGGCTTGCAGCTACCAGACCAAGCAGCGGCGGCTTCGGAAACGGAGTCGGCTCCGCCAGCGACTAACAATGGTCACGTCTCTGACCCTGGACCGCTGTTAGACCCGGAAGACCTGGATGAGTCCGCTGCCGTCGGCGCTGCTCAAAAATCGGGGCGATCGCCCGCCGCTAATCCCTTCACGAAACTGGGCGTGGTGGCGGCAGGGACGGGCTTGGTGATTGGCGTGCTCGCGGTATTCACCAGCGGCATTATGAATCGAGAGAATTCTCAGCCCGTCGAAGAGACGCAGGCTGATTTTGCCGAGCCGATGGTGGAAGCAGACGAATCAGCGGTAGACGATCGCGGACAATTGCTGACGGATTTAGCAATGGGGCAACAGCAGGCAGAATTGGAAGCCTTAACAGAGGAAGAGCCTACCGCTCGACCAGAACCTGAGGCAATTCAGGAAACGCCACAATTTTCGTCGCCGCCGAGATCGGTATCGCGATCGCCCCAACCAGTCGGGCAGCGTTCGGCCCCACCGTCGCTCCCGCGCTCCGCGCCTGCACCTCCGGTCAGACCTGCCGTTCAGCCGCCAACTGCAACGGTTCCGGAGCCAGAAGGGGATCCTATGGAGCAGTGGATGGTCTTATCCCAGGTCGGCAGTTATCGCCGGGTCACACCCCCCTCTGCGGTGGATGAGTCTTCCACCACTCAACGGGCAGAGCCATTATCGTCTCCTGACTCGGGGGGACTAGCCCGCAACACGACCACGTCATCCACGTTAGAGATCAATCATGCTGAGGAAGCTGCAATCCTTCAAGAACGCCCCCTTTCCGGCTCATCGATAGCACTCGTCACCGGCACTCAAACCACAGCGGTTTTGGAGACGCCCTTAATTTGGGCGACGGCAATAGACGAAGTAGAAACACCCCAGTTTGTGGTGCGCCTTACAGAACCCTTGCTGACACCGGAGTCAGTAGTCGGTCTCCCCGCAGAAACTGCGTTGGTCGTGCAAGTGGACTCGGTTGATGAAAGCGGGTTAGCCCAACTGGCGGTGGTTTCGTTCATTCAGGATGGTCGCGAAGTGGCACTCCCGACAGGTGCGGTTCAATTGCGAGGACTTGAAGGGACACCTCTGATTGCCCAAAAGTATGGCGATCCTGGCAGCGACATTGCTCGGATGGATCTGAATATGGCGGCGATGTCGGGGGTGTCTCGAGTCGCTGAGCTAATTAATCGGCCTAAATCATCCTCAGTCATCAGCAATGTCGGGGGCAGCACGATCACCCAGGAATCCGGGGATCCCAATATTCTGGCTGGTTTGCTCGAAGGGGCCTTTGACCAACTGAGTCAGCAAATGGCGGAGCGCCATCAAGCAGCCCTAGAGGAAATTCTCAATCGGCCCACCATCTGGTATCTCCCGCCTGGACTGGAAGTCGAAGTGTACATCAATCAAACGGTGACGCTATGA
- a CDS encoding ParA family protein, with amino-acid sequence MKTLSCLSLSGGQGKTSISLLLGRLLAQQGQRVLMVDADPQANLTFYLGHDVQPDAPTLLEVLRRQVETAAGIYPLASENLYLLPADEGLHQAQEYLATSGMGALALRYSLEAVGELFDVCLIDSPPQRTQICLSVVGASDWVLIPAEASTKGVNSLLRSLDLLEEMRRIRAFTGQVLGVLPFRDKWFGRSQATDSREAIAAMRQVAGEIRVLPSILESERYKQAIRQGRLLAELGYGELELPLQQVIEILEQV; translated from the coding sequence ATGAAGACTTTGAGCTGCTTGTCGCTCTCAGGAGGACAAGGGAAAACGTCGATCTCGCTATTACTAGGCCGACTGTTGGCCCAGCAAGGGCAGCGGGTGTTGATGGTGGATGCCGACCCCCAGGCGAATCTGACGTTTTATTTGGGCCATGACGTGCAGCCAGATGCCCCGACGTTGCTGGAAGTGTTGCGGCGTCAGGTGGAGACAGCGGCGGGCATTTATCCCCTGGCTTCCGAAAACCTGTATCTGTTGCCTGCCGACGAGGGGTTGCATCAGGCCCAGGAGTATTTGGCCACCAGCGGCATGGGAGCGTTGGCGCTGCGCTACAGCTTGGAAGCCGTGGGGGAGCTGTTTGACGTTTGCCTGATTGATTCACCGCCTCAGCGCACTCAGATTTGTCTATCGGTCGTCGGCGCGTCGGACTGGGTCTTGATTCCAGCGGAGGCTTCGACCAAGGGGGTGAATTCGCTGTTGCGGAGTCTGGATCTGTTGGAGGAGATGCGGCGCATCCGCGCGTTTACGGGGCAGGTGCTGGGAGTGTTGCCGTTTCGTGATAAGTGGTTTGGCCGATCACAGGCGACGGATAGTCGGGAGGCGATCGCAGCGATGCGACAGGTGGCAGGCGAGATTCGAGTGCTGCCGTCGATTTTGGAGAGTGAGCGCTACAAGCAAGCGATTCGGCAGGGGCGGTTATTGGCAGAGCTGGGGTATGGGGAGTTGGAATTGCCGCTGCAGCAGGTGATTGAGATCTTGGAACAGGTGTAG